Below is a genomic region from Campylobacter concisus ATCC 51562.
TCCAGCAACATCGGCTAGATAAACCATATCTTGTTGCAAGAGCTTGTTTAAAATTTGCTTTGAGTGCTCTGAGAAATTTTCTTCAACATTTGCGGTAGTTTGCGGACGACGCCTTAGCATTTCTAAAATTTCTTCCTCACTAAAGTTATACTTTTGCTCTATTTTGTGAGCTTTAGCTATATTAACCGGTACGCCACTTATCTGCTTGGCTAGCTCCTCTAGTTTTTTGGCGTCTACACCCTTTACATTGTAAGCTGGTGGGCGATCTATCGTGCCAATATCCACTCGGTGCGGAGCTATCTCATTTATCGCCACATTAAGTGCTTCAAACTCACTTTTTTTATCATTAAATCCAGCCACGACTAAAATTTCAAGCATAAGCTCGCCCTTAAATTCCTTACGAAATTTAGCCATTGCTTTTATGAGATCGCTAACTTCTACGCCGCTTTTGTTGCGGTCTATCTTTTTAAAAGTACTTTGCACCGCACTATCAAGGCTAAATTTCGCTATATCAAGCCCATGTAGTGCTTCACAAATTTTTGGATCACGCACGCCTGAGCCATTACTCAAAATGAGTGTTTTTGCGCTACCTTTTAGCTCATTTACTTTTGCTATCAGCTCTTTTAAGTATGGGTAAAGAGTTGGTTCGCCATTTGCCGTAAGTGTGATGACATCGATGTTTTGATGAGTTTTTAATGCTTCTTTTAAATCGTTTATGATCTCATCAACGCTTGGCGGATTTTCTATTGTTTCAACAGTCTTTGCGCCACTTAGCTCGCAATAAACACAGTCAAAATTACATGATTTTTGATTAGGGCTTAGATCTATACCAAGGCTCATGCCAAAACGGCGAGAATTGATCGGTCCAAAGACGATGCAAGGCTTGCTACCTTGCACTTTTTGTCTGTACCTGTTTTATAAAATATTTTGCATTCTCAACTGGCACATCAGGCAAAATTCCATGACCGAGGTTAAAAATATGTGGCGTGCCTTTCATCGTGCTTAAAATTTTATCCACGCCTTCATCTATCGCCTTTTTACTATAAAGCCTTGTTGGCTCCATGTTGCCCTGAAGGACATATCTTGGGCTAAGTTTTGCTTTTGCTAGCTCGATCGGCGTACTCCAATCAACGCCAAAAACGTCAAATTTACCTGAAATTTTATCCAAATAGCCGCTTATACCTTTTGGAAAGACGATGACTGGAATTTCTGGAAATTCAGCCTTAACGCTATCAACTATCTTGTTTATGTAGTTAAATCCAAACTCAAAATAAGCCTGCTCTTCAAGCGCAGCCGCCCAGCTATCAAAAATTTGCACCACATTTACACCAGCTTTTATCTGCTCTTTGACATAAAGAATGAGAGCTTGCGTCACTTTTTCTAAAATTTGATGTAAAAATTCTGGATTTTGATAGAGCATTTTTTTACAGACCGCATAAGTTTTACTGCCACCACCCTCGATCATATATGTAGCTATCGTCCAAGGTGCGCCGCAAAAGCCAATGAGCGCCTTATCTTTGGCTAAATTTTCTCTTGTAAGTTTGATCGTATCATAGACGTATGCTAAATTTTTAGTCGATTTTTCGATACTTAGTACGTCAAGTGCAGCTTTATCACGCAAAGGCTCTGTAAAAACTGGACCCTCGCCCTTTTCAAAACGTAGATCCATACCCATTTCAAGAGGCACGACAAGGATATCGCTAAACAAAATCGCCGCATCAACGCCAAGAATTTCAACTGGCTGAAGCGTGACTTCACTAGCCTTTTTGTAGTCTTTGCAAAGCGATAAAAAATCCCCTGCTTGTGCGCGTACTCGCATATACTCTGGCAAATATCTACCGGCTTGGCGCATCATCCAAACAGGCGTATAAGGGGTAGGTTTTTTAAGACAAGCGTCTATAAAAATCATTAAATTTCCTTTAAATTTTTAAAGGGATATTACCTAAAAATAGCTAAAGAAAAGATGTAGGAGAAAATTTAAGCGTAAAAACGCTTAAAATTTTAGTGATCTCCCTTGTGGAGGAAATAAAGTCCAAGACAAAGCGCTAGGATAGAAGCCGCAAGATATGCCATCTCAAGCGGTGTTGTAAAGTTTGCGTGAAGCACCCTTTGGAAGAAATTTACGATTAAGACCATGACGATCACTTTGCCAAGCTTATCTTTTAGCTCATCAAGAGAGTAAACCTCTAAGACTTTGCTCTGCTTTGACTGCTTTAGCTGTGTGATCTCTGAGATGAAAAGCTCGTAAATTCCGAAGCTAAATATATAAAGAACAAGCGCCATCAAGTATAGATCGATCGCTCCAACGATCTCGCCAACGACTTCTGAGTGGAAATTTTCAACGTGAAAATCTGCGGCAAAAAAATATTTATAAACCTCTAAAAGTACTTTGCCGACGTCGTAACTTGCGATGATAAAAAGTACGATCGCACCTAAAAGTCCAAAAACTACTGGAAAAAGTGTAAAGCTGTTGCTTGCAAGCAAAATTTTTTCAAATATCTTACGCAATAAAAATCCTTTTTATTTACTCTTGCATCGCGATCCACTTTTGTGCGATCCTGACAGCATTTGTAGCAGCCCCTACGCGGATCTGATCGGCACTGCACCAAAGGTGAAGCACATTAGGTCTGTAATTATCAACTCTGATCCTACCAACATAAGTCTCATTTGTATCACTTGAAATGATAGGCATCGGATACTCTTTATTTGCTGGATTATCGACTACAACGACGCTTGGAGCTTTACTTAAAATTTCTCTTGCTGCATCCGCACTTACATCTTTGTCAAAGTGGATAGTGATCGCCTCTGAGTGGCTTCTAAGCACTGGCACACGCACACAGGTAGCGCTAACTTCGATATCTTTGTGAAGAATTTTTTGCGTTTCATTGACCATTTTCATCTCTTCTTTTGTGTAGTCGTTATCCAAAAAAACATCGATGTGTGGGATCACATTTAGTGCTAGGCGGTGCGCAAATACCTTTGGCTCACACTCATCAAGCTTAAACTCAAAGAATTTTTGCATCTGAACGACAAGCTCTTCCATGCCCTCTTTGCCAGCACCGCTTGCTGCTTGGTATGTAGAAACATCAACTCTATTGATACTAAAAGCGTCGTTTAGCGGTTTTAAAATTTGCACCATTTGGATAGTCGAGCAGTTTGGATTTGCGATGATACCGCGGTTTTTCCACATAGCAATGTCGCTTGGATTACACTCTGGCACAACAAGAGGGATGTCTTTATCCATCCTAAAATGGCTGGTGTTATCGATGACTACTGCGCCACTATCAGCTGCAAATTTGGCAAATTTCTCTGAAACTGAGCCACCAGCACTAAAAAATGCGATATCTATCTCGTGCTCGCTAAAAACCTTTTCAGTTAGCTCTTTTACTTTGTAATATTTGCCATTAAATTCGATCTCACTACCAGCGCTTTTTGCACTAGCAAGCGGCAAAAGCTCTCCAACTGGGAAATCAACCTCTTCCATAACTCTAAAAAGCTCTTCGCCAACCGCACCAGTAGCACCAACGACCGCTACGTTAAATTTTCTCATCTGCTCTCCTTGGTTTCTTTTAATTTTCTTAATTTGCATAATTTTACTAGCCAAAAACTTAAATTTTTACCTATTTTCTACTTCTTGCTTGCAAAAATAGATCTTTTGGCAAAATTTCATCGCCCTCGCTTAGTATCGCTGCACGCTGCACGACTGAGATGAGCTCTCTTATGTTGCCTGGATAGTCGTAGCCTAAAAGCTCCTCTTTGGCTGCTTTTGAGAAATTTTTAGCCTCAAAGCCATACTCTTTGCAGCATTTGTCCAAAGCATCCTGCGCGATAGGCAAAATTTCATCCTTTCGCTCGCGAAGTGGCGGGATAAAAAGCGGGATCGTGTTTAGGCGGTAGAAAAGATCCTCTCTAAACCTGCCCTCCTTCATAGCAAGCTCTAAATTTGCATTTGTAGCGCAGATGATGCGAACGTCTATCTTTTCGCTCTTTGTAGCGCCAAGCCTTGTTATCTCGCGCTCCTGCAAAGCACGAAGCAATTTTGGCTGTAAATTTATAGGCATCTCGCCGATCTCATCTAAAAATAGCGTTCCGCCATTTGCCAGCTCAAACTGCCCTTTTTTGGTAGTCGCTGCGTCTGTAAAAGCGCCCTTTTCAAAGCCAAAAAGCTCACTTTCTATCAAATTTTCAGGGATTGCAGCCATATTTAAAGCAACAAATGCAGCATCTTTTCTAGGCGAGTTTGCGTGGATAAATTTAGCAAAGACCTCCTTACCAACGCCGCTTTCGCCACTAAGCATTATTGAAGCGTCAGTCCTTGCGGCTTTTAGCGCGATATTTAGCGTAGCTTCAAGCGCTTTTGAAGTGGATAAAAAGCCGTTATTTTCGCTTTTTGTTTCTATTTTTTTTATGGTTTTTGGAGTTTTTTGCTTAAGAAGCTCGACCCTTTTTATCGCTTCATATAGCGTCGAGACGTCAAACGGCTTGGTTAAAAAGTCCTTTACGCCAAGCCTAACGCTTTCGATCGCCTTATTAAGTGTCGCGTTTCCTGTCATTATGATGACGTCAAATTTGCCATTTAGCTCTTTAATAAACTCGAGTCCGTCCATCTTTGGCATGTTTATATCGGTGATGATTAGATCAGTATCGTCGCTTAGTTTTTTTAGAGCCTCAACTGCGCTCTTGTAGCTCTTGATGTTTAGCTCTTCATACTCGCCAAGTGCGATCTCAAGCGACTTTCGCATATTGATGTCATCTTCTACTATGACGATATTCATTTGATCTCTTTTTATTGAAGTGTGCCGATGATAGCGGATTTTGGCTTAAATTCCACCATAAATCTAACTGGCAAAATTTTCAAATTTGAAGCGTTTGTGACCTGTGCATTTTTGACATTAAGCTCATTTTTTATCATCACTTTTTTTAAGGCAAAGCAGTCAAAAATTTCATCTTTGTGTAAATTTAAAAAGCCAAGAGTTGTGGTGTTTTCATCTTTAAAAGCGTCTATTTGACAAAGAAATTTTGGTTTTGGATTTGGTGTTAGAGTCATCGCCATTGAAAATGAAATTTCTTCAAAGGCAACTATTTGGTTTTTTGTATCGACCTTCGCCCAGAAGATAAATTCTTCCAAGCAAAAGGCAAAATTTAAAAGTATCGTTAGTAAGAAAAGACTTCTCGCCACTTATCTTCGTCTATCTTAAGCTCCATATTTACCTTATAAAGCCCATCTTTGAAATTTTCATTCACGATCCTTGCGTTTTTGACAAGGCCTTGAACCTTTGAAGTGATAGATGAATCATTTAGCATCGCATCTCTTACGGTGTCTTCAGCGTTGATCTTTACGCCGTAAAGCTTGCCTGCAAGCTGCGAATAAGCATCAGCCATCGCCGCTCTTTTTGCAAGAGTGACTGACTGAGCGTACGAGAGCGAATTTAGTGGAGCTATGCCCTCGCCTGTGGCTCTAAAAGTGGTCTCTTTTGGAGCGCTATCATATATCATCTTCTCTTTTTTCATCACCTCTCTAAGATCGTCTTTATCGACCTTTTGGATGACTACATTGCGGTTTGATGTGCTAGTTGGCTCGCCCATAAAGCCGTTAAATGAGCAACCGCTAAAAACAGCAATCATCAAAGTAAAAGATAAAATTTTAACCTTCATAAACAACCTTTTTTATGCTTTTATTTAAAATTTAATAGCAAAATTTATTCCAAAAGCCCCATATCTTCGCTTGGTGCTTCTTCCTCATCCTCGCCATCATCTGCCTTAGGGCATCTTGCGATACTTACGACATCATCGCCATCGACATTTACTACGATCACGCCGCTTGTGTTACGTCCTGCTTTGCGGATGCTTTGCATATCAACTCTTATCATCTTACCGCTTGATGTTAGAGCCATAAGATCTTGCTCTTCATCAACCATCACAACGCCTACCAGATCGCCTGTTCTGCTTGTTAGTTTCATACAGATGACGCCTTTGCCGCCGCGGTTTGTCAAGCGGTACTCATCAGCGGTTGTGCGCTTGCCGATACCTTTTTGAGATATGCTTAAAATTTCTTGATCATTGCTTTCGATGACTGCTGCACCTACGACCTCATCGCCTGGCTCTTTAAATTTAATGCCTGTTACGCCGCGAGCAGTTCTTCCCATTTGGCGAACCTTACTGATCTTAAATTTAAGACACATACCCTTTTTAGTAACGACAAATAGCATTGTCTCATCGCCTGAGTTTGCGTCCTCTTCAGCATTTGTACTATCTTCGTCGATCTCATTTTGAAGCTCTTCTACTTCAAGCACCTCAGTCTCAACACTTAGCTCATTTTCAGGGTCAGTGACTGGCATATCATCGTATGTTTGAGCGATGAGCGCAGTTACTAGCTCGTCGTTTTCATCAAGGCTTATAGCCCTTACGCCAACTGAGCGGATGTTTTTAAACTCACTTAAATTTGTGCGTTTT
It encodes:
- a CDS encoding radical SAM protein — its product is MSLGIDLSPNQKSCNFDCVYCELSGAKTVETIENPPSVDEIINDLKEALKTHQNIDVITLTANGEPTLYPYLKELIAKVNELKGSAKTLILSNGSGVRDPKICEALHGLDIAKFSLDSAVQSTFKKIDRNKSGVEVSDLIKAMAKFRKEFKGELMLEILVVAGFNDKKSEFEALNVAINEIAPHRVDIGTIDRPPAYNVKGVDAKKLEELAKQISGVPVNIAKAHKIEQKYNFSEEEILEMLRRRPQTTANVEENFSEHSKQILNKLLQQDMVYLADVAGVKFYKLRV
- the hemE gene encoding uroporphyrinogen decarboxylase, with protein sequence MIFIDACLKKPTPYTPVWMMRQAGRYLPEYMRVRAQAGDFLSLCKDYKKASEVTLQPVEILGVDAAILFSDILVVPLEMGMDLRFEKGEGPVFTEPLRDKAALDVLSIEKSTKNLAYVYDTIKLTRENLAKDKALIGFCGAPWTIATYMIEGGGSKTYAVCKKMLYQNPEFLHQILEKVTQALILYVKEQIKAGVNVVQIFDSWAAALEEQAYFEFGFNYINKIVDSVKAEFPEIPVIVFPKGISGYLDKISGKFDVFGVDWSTPIELAKAKLSPRYVLQGNMEPTRLYSKKAIDEGVDKILSTMKGTPHIFNLGHGILPDVPVENAKYFIKQVQTKSAR
- a CDS encoding YqhA family protein translates to MRKIFEKILLASNSFTLFPVVFGLLGAIVLFIIASYDVGKVLLEVYKYFFAADFHVENFHSEVVGEIVGAIDLYLMALVLYIFSFGIYELFISEITQLKQSKQSKVLEVYSLDELKDKLGKVIVMVLIVNFFQRVLHANFTTPLEMAYLAASILALCLGLYFLHKGDH
- a CDS encoding aspartate-semialdehyde dehydrogenase; amino-acid sequence: MRKFNVAVVGATGAVGEELFRVMEEVDFPVGELLPLASAKSAGSEIEFNGKYYKVKELTEKVFSEHEIDIAFFSAGGSVSEKFAKFAADSGAVVIDNTSHFRMDKDIPLVVPECNPSDIAMWKNRGIIANPNCSTIQMVQILKPLNDAFSINRVDVSTYQAASGAGKEGMEELVVQMQKFFEFKLDECEPKVFAHRLALNVIPHIDVFLDNDYTKEEMKMVNETQKILHKDIEVSATCVRVPVLRSHSEAITIHFDKDVSADAAREILSKAPSVVVVDNPANKEYPMPIISSDTNETYVGRIRVDNYRPNVLHLWCSADQIRVGAATNAVRIAQKWIAMQE
- a CDS encoding sigma-54-dependent transcriptional regulator, which encodes MNIVIVEDDINMRKSLEIALGEYEELNIKSYKSAVEALKKLSDDTDLIITDINMPKMDGLEFIKELNGKFDVIIMTGNATLNKAIESVRLGVKDFLTKPFDVSTLYEAIKRVELLKQKTPKTIKKIETKSENNGFLSTSKALEATLNIALKAARTDASIMLSGESGVGKEVFAKFIHANSPRKDAAFVALNMAAIPENLIESELFGFEKGAFTDAATTKKGQFELANGGTLFLDEIGEMPINLQPKLLRALQEREITRLGATKSEKIDVRIICATNANLELAMKEGRFREDLFYRLNTIPLFIPPLRERKDEILPIAQDALDKCCKEYGFEAKNFSKAAKEELLGYDYPGNIRELISVVQRAAILSEGDEILPKDLFLQARSRK
- a CDS encoding LPP20 family lipoprotein, translated to MKVKILSFTLMIAVFSGCSFNGFMGEPTSTSNRNVVIQKVDKDDLREVMKKEKMIYDSAPKETTFRATGEGIAPLNSLSYAQSVTLAKRAAMADAYSQLAGKLYGVKINAEDTVRDAMLNDSSITSKVQGLVKNARIVNENFKDGLYKVNMELKIDEDKWREVFSY